In a single window of the Pseudochaenichthys georgianus chromosome 16, fPseGeo1.2, whole genome shotgun sequence genome:
- the rpz5 gene encoding rapunzel 5: MNNVADWLVQNRDKIEKGVEIMGQASEVLAATVGQLHPILEAVFVASAEILSNPDSKEARYLTQQFKMVNQQLEGIQDEIDQIALELQKTSLNKQNFDREAQMLSQYEKFQDFVNAKPKFKEKKMEKFISHYENTDSDLNLDALYNAVIGESTAGDPMLETVVAIEQRSRRAVEDFCARLKKLFVVGIISIMGHSALKEGVVGEDMVKKWQGRMEDVEKRMKAAVDECTENFADQAKMDIEHKLLENPGTVNQDFTKSLLDSLVKKYDWVNWSVRAFSNRERIFFFNWLAGKKCHGSGGANWFDILTNTKIKVVVSFCVDPKPINKGQILEQIESQKMKGNMMAVALALNKSFPNYLVHAVSHYKEVVQSNNFHEDCYYYGKHKRAYLCIHSE, translated from the coding sequence atGAACAATGTGGCAGATTGGCTCGTCCAGAACAGGGACAAGATCGAGAAAGGTGTGGAGATCATGGGGCAAGCCTCTGAGGTGCTCGCTGCCACTGTTGGCCAGCTTCACCCCATCTTAGAGGCTGTGTTCGTGGCCTCAGCCGAGATACTCAGCAACCCGGACAGCAAGGAGGCTCGCTACCTGACTCAGCAGTTCAAAATGGTCAACCAGCAACTTGAGGGAATCCAGGATGAGATCGATCAAATTGCCCTGGAGCTGCAGAAGACGTCACTGAACAAGCAGAACTTCGATCGTGAGGCGCAGATGCTCAGCCAGTATGAAAAGTTCCAAGACTTTGTCAACGCCAAGCCAAAGTTCAAGGAGAAGAAGATGGAGAAGTTCATCAGCCATTACGAGAACACCGATTCCGACTTGAACCTGGACGCCCTCTACAATGCCGTCATTGGGGAGAGCACAGCAGGAGACCCGATGCTGGAGACAGTCGTCGCCATAGAGCAGAGAAGCAGAAGGGCAGTTGAGGATTTCTGCGCCCGGCTGAAGAAGCTTTTTGTGGTCGGCATTATCTCCATCATGGGCCATTCTGCCCTCAAGGAAGGGGTGGTGGGGGAGGATATGGTGAAGAAGTGGCAGGGACGGATGGAGGATGTCGAGAAACGAATGAAAGCGGCTGTCGATGAGTGTACAGAGAACTTTGCAGATCAAGCCAAAATGGACATTGAGCACAAGCTTCTGGAGAATCCGGGCACCGTCAACCAGGACTTCACCAAATCCCTTCTGGATTCGCTTGTTAAGAAATACGACTGGGTGAACTGGTCCGTCAGGGCTTTCAGCAACAGGGAGCGCATTTTCTTTTTCAACTGGCTGGCAGGAAAGAAATGCCATGGAAGTGGAGGAGCCAACTGGTTTGACATTTTAACCAACACCAAGATTAAAGTGGTGGTCTCTTTCTGTGTTGACCCCAAGCCCATTAACAAGGGTCAGATCCTGGAGCAGATTGAGAGTCAGAAGATGAAGGGGAACATGATGGCAGTGGCTCTGGCGCTGAACAAGAGCTTTCCCAACTACCTGGTCCATGCTGTCAGCCATTACAAAGAGGTGGTGCAGTCCAACAACTTCCATGAGGACTGTTACTACTATGGGAAACACAAAAGGGCCTACCTGTGTATCCACTCTGAGTAG
- the rpz4 gene encoding rapunzel 4: MANQLQKLVAERKDMVETVMDVFEQGAEVVASIVGDLFPIFSIAAPIVRLALDNVESKEAVFMKEQFQKVRDHLEVISEEIQQINDEIKKSGLDAVYFPIEENITNQFRKYMDILNAKPKFREVKKKLFLDHFAKTGGDKNLITLYNSVTGDNFSGESVLEITLNYEEKSRRPVEDFCARLKKLFCIGLIALLGHAALKGYDEEDALLKDWGEKMKTVQTKMNAVIEDCIVSFPKQAESDSCRLVRDESNLTNQQLADAIIEKLKKKYDWVGWSVRVFKSPSGLFASKKDYHCPTGKSRFQIPSSDEKLNVWVSYSSSPEPVDKNHIQQLIQSQKKVTTVSVSEVLFEKLPGACVVHTVKTSKDLACSWSFSGDLHYWEEHKNFYVAVHSA, encoded by the coding sequence ATGGCAAACCAGCTACAGAAGCTTGTAGCGGAAAGGAAGGATATGGTGGAGACCGTGATGGATGTCTTTGAACAGGGGGCTGAAGTGGTGGCCAGCATCGTCGGCGACCTTTTCCCCATTTTCTCCATCGCTGCTCCAATTGTTAGACTGGCTCTGGACAATGTGGAAAGCAAAGAAGCTGTGTTCATGAAGGAGCAGTTTCAGAAGGTTCGAGATCATCTGGAGGTGATATCAGAGGAGATTCAGCAGATAAACGATGAGATCAAGAAGAGCGGATTGGATGCTGTGTATTTCCCAATAGAGGAGAACATCACTAACCAGTTCAGGAAGTACATGGACATCCTCAACGCCAAACCCAAGTTCAGGGAGGTCAAGAAAAAGCTTTTCTTGGATCATTTTGCCAAGACCGGCGGTGACAAAAACCTTATCACCCTCTACAACTCTGTCACGGGAGATAACTTCTCTGGGGAATCTGTGCTGGAGATCACCCTGAACTACGAGGAGAAAAGTCGCCGGCCGGTTGAAGACTTCTGCGCCAGACTAAAGAAACTCTTCTGCATCGGGCTCATCGCACTTCTGGGCCACGCCGCTCTGAAGGGATACGACGAGGAAGACGCACTTCTGAAAGACTGGGGTGAGAAGATGAAGACTGTCCAGActaaaatgaatgccgtgatcGAAGACTGCATCGTCAGCTTCCCCAAACAGGCTGAGAGTGATAGCTGTCGTCTGGTGCGTGACGAGTCAAACCTAACCAACCAGCAGCTAGCTGACGCCATCATAGAGAAACTGAAGAAGAAGTATGACTGGGTGGGCTGGTCCGTGCGTGTATTCAAGTCCCCTTCAGGCCTGTTCGCCAGCAAGAAGGATTACCACTGCCCCACAGGGAAGAGTCGCTTCCAGATCCCTTCATCAGACGAGAAGCTCAACGTCTGGGTGTCCTACAGCTCCTCGCCCGAGCCTGTGGACAAGAATCACatccagcagctgatccagagtCAGAAGAAAGTCACCACAGTCAGTGTATCAGAGGTCCTGTTTGAGAAGTTGCCCGGAGCCTGCGTGGTCCACACGGTCAAAACCAGCAAAGACCTGGCCTGCTCCTGGAGCTTCTCAGGTGACCTGCACTACTGGGAGGAGCACAAAAACTTCTACGTCGCCGTCCACTCGGCCTGA